A stretch of Longimicrobium terrae DNA encodes these proteins:
- a CDS encoding MFS transporter — protein MSATDQRVAGERAAAASAEAATAAWAATPGAGYRWTICALLFFATTINYIDRQVLGILAPTLTKELGWSEAAYGDIVSTFSFAYGVGFLVMGRLMDRIGVRKGYAFSIVAWSLAAMSHALAGSTAGFSWARGALGLGESGNFPGAIKATAEWFPKKERALATGIFNAGSNVGAIVAPIMVPWITLVWGWREAFIVTGALGFLWLAAWLIVYRSPEQHPRVSSQELAYIRSDPAEATTAVPWLSLLRHRQTWAFFLAKFLTDPIWWFYLYWLPKFLDARFGVQLGKIALPLVVIYVVADVGSVGGGWLSSNLIKRGWTVNAGRKAALLVAALLIVPTMFAPRAETLWVAVGIVSVAAAAHQWWSANLFTTASDMFPRRAVASVVGIGGFAGAMGGFLFQRLTGRILDATGNNYSIIFVMCGLAYVTALLIMHLMVPRLTPANLDGD, from the coding sequence ATGTCCGCAACCGATCAACGCGTGGCCGGGGAGCGCGCGGCCGCCGCCTCCGCGGAGGCCGCCACCGCGGCGTGGGCGGCCACACCCGGCGCCGGCTACCGGTGGACGATCTGCGCGCTGCTCTTCTTTGCCACCACCATCAACTACATCGACCGGCAGGTGCTGGGCATTCTGGCGCCCACGCTCACCAAGGAACTGGGGTGGAGCGAGGCGGCGTACGGCGACATCGTTTCCACGTTCAGCTTTGCCTACGGGGTGGGCTTTCTGGTCATGGGCCGGCTGATGGACCGCATCGGCGTGCGCAAGGGATACGCGTTCAGCATCGTGGCGTGGAGCCTGGCGGCCATGAGCCACGCACTGGCCGGCAGCACCGCGGGGTTCAGCTGGGCCCGCGGGGCGCTGGGGCTGGGCGAGTCCGGCAACTTTCCCGGCGCCATCAAGGCCACGGCGGAGTGGTTCCCCAAGAAGGAGCGCGCGCTGGCCACGGGAATCTTCAACGCGGGCAGCAACGTGGGCGCCATCGTGGCGCCCATCATGGTGCCGTGGATCACCCTGGTCTGGGGATGGCGGGAGGCGTTCATCGTCACCGGCGCGCTGGGCTTTCTGTGGCTGGCCGCGTGGCTGATCGTGTACCGCTCGCCGGAGCAGCACCCGCGCGTATCCAGCCAGGAGCTGGCGTACATCCGCAGCGATCCCGCGGAAGCGACCACGGCGGTGCCCTGGCTGAGCCTGCTGCGCCACCGGCAGACCTGGGCCTTCTTTCTGGCCAAGTTCCTCACCGACCCCATCTGGTGGTTCTATCTGTACTGGCTGCCCAAGTTTCTGGACGCGCGCTTCGGGGTGCAGCTGGGCAAGATCGCGCTTCCGCTGGTGGTCATCTACGTGGTCGCGGACGTCGGTTCGGTGGGCGGCGGATGGCTGAGCAGCAACCTCATCAAGCGCGGCTGGACGGTGAACGCGGGGCGCAAGGCGGCGCTGCTGGTCGCGGCCCTGCTCATCGTCCCCACGATGTTCGCCCCGCGGGCCGAGACGCTGTGGGTGGCGGTGGGGATCGTGAGCGTGGCGGCGGCGGCGCACCAGTGGTGGAGCGCCAACCTGTTCACGACGGCGAGCGACATGTTTCCGCGCCGCGCCGTCGCGTCCGTGGTGGGGATCGGCGGATTCGCCGGGGCGATGGGCGGCTTCCTCTTTCAGCGGCTGACCGGCCGCATTCTGGACGCCACGGGAAACAACTACTCCATCATCTTCGTGATGTGCGGGCTGGCGTACGTGACGGCCCTGCTGATCATGCACCTGATGGTGCCGCGGCTGACCCCGGCCAACCTGGACGGCGACTGA